In one window of Candidatus Binatia bacterium DNA:
- a CDS encoding phosphotriesterase-related protein — translation MTRLRAWVLMCCMRTVQTVLGPVPVDQLGVTLMHEHLLIGWPGWEHDAAAPQPSLSELAKLCTERMLEIKAHGVTTLVDPCPMDLGRDVELMARVSQDSGVHIVCATGLYKEDQGSPSYFKFRARFADATQEIRDAYVRELTEGIGSTGIKPGIIKAATGALQVTPYEEMTLRAAAQASCATGVPITTHTDEGTMGREQLDIFAAEGVDLRHVIIGHSCGTADLRYHVDLLDRGCLIGFDRFGLEIVQPDRLRLAALIGLLGIGFAKQIVLSHDSVWCWRGRPLPLPETVLPHWRPTYLFTDILPRLRDAGVSQDKIDTMLVQNPRRFFS, via the coding sequence TTGACTCGTCTCCGCGCGTGGGTTCTCATGTGCTGCATGCGCACGGTGCAAACCGTACTCGGTCCCGTTCCTGTCGATCAGCTCGGCGTGACGCTGATGCACGAACACCTTCTCATTGGCTGGCCTGGCTGGGAACATGACGCGGCGGCCCCGCAACCGTCGCTCTCGGAGCTCGCCAAACTGTGCACCGAGCGGATGCTCGAAATCAAAGCGCACGGGGTGACCACGTTAGTGGACCCTTGTCCGATGGACCTGGGGCGCGATGTGGAGCTCATGGCGCGAGTGTCTCAAGACAGCGGGGTGCACATCGTGTGTGCGACCGGTCTCTACAAGGAAGACCAAGGCTCCCCGTCCTACTTCAAATTTCGCGCTCGCTTTGCCGATGCGACGCAAGAGATTCGCGATGCATACGTGCGCGAACTCACCGAAGGAATTGGCTCCACGGGCATCAAGCCTGGGATCATCAAGGCGGCCACTGGCGCCCTCCAAGTGACTCCTTATGAAGAGATGACCTTGCGCGCTGCCGCGCAGGCTTCCTGCGCTACCGGCGTTCCCATCACGACCCATACCGATGAAGGCACGATGGGGCGCGAGCAGCTCGACATCTTCGCAGCCGAGGGCGTGGATTTACGGCACGTGATCATCGGCCACAGTTGCGGCACCGCCGATCTCCGGTATCACGTCGACTTGCTCGATCGCGGGTGCTTGATCGGCTTCGATCGCTTTGGGCTTGAAATTGTGCAGCCGGATCGGCTGCGGCTTGCCGCGCTCATCGGACTGCTCGGCATCGGGTTTGCGAAGCAAATTGTTTTGTCGCACGACTCCGTGTGGTGCTGGCGCGGGCGGCCCCTACCCTTACCGGAAACTGTTCTCCCCCATTGGCGGCCCACCTATCTATTCACCGACATCCTTCCTCGGCTCCGTGATGCCGGGGTCAGTCAAGACAAGATCGATACAATGCTCGTGCAAAATCCCCGGCGTTTCTTCTCGTAG
- a CDS encoding serine protein kinase — translation MHDDKAHFQRLIEEDRAARGAREWRGTFLDYLERVKQDPTIPKLAHARIYDMIMQAGVRDVLDTDDPRTKRLFKDEPVKIYNFFADSFFGIERVIAQIVRYFHAAALKGEESRQVLYLMGPVGSGKSSLVEHIQRGLEQSPPFYAIEGCPMFEEPLHLLPRHLRREFEKMLGVHIEGDLCPVCRFRLKEEYRGKYEEVPVVLRSFSKRNRVGIGVVPPVDPNNQDTSVLIGSEDISKLDLYSEGDPRVLDLNGALNVGNRGIVEFIEVFKNETEYLHAMITATQEKVIPAPGRHGMVYVDEVIIAHSNEAEWQKFKSDHTNEAILDRIVVVKVPYNLRLSEEVKIYEKILRNSDFRAHIAPHTLEIASMFAILTRLEPTAKCDLMTKLKLYNGEEVIEKGRTKKIDVRELREDAKREGMFGISTRFIMKALDNALSDNIEGNCINPISVREALIQMTKEADLPDDTRKQYLEFLQDTLHKEYLDILEREITKAFVYSYQEQAEALFQNYLDHAEAFVNRTRVRDRNTKEELQPDEAFLKSIEEQIAIIGSAAEGFRQEVIAYLWAASRRGEKVSYQSYEPLKEAIEKKLMTSVRDISRIITKARTRDAEQTEKYNAMVQNLLNQGYCHSCVDVVLKYAANNLWKD, via the coding sequence ATGCATGACGATAAAGCCCATTTTCAGCGATTGATCGAAGAGGACAGGGCCGCACGAGGAGCGAGGGAGTGGCGGGGAACTTTCCTCGACTATCTCGAGCGGGTCAAGCAAGATCCGACGATTCCCAAACTCGCTCACGCCCGCATTTACGACATGATCATGCAGGCGGGCGTGCGTGATGTGCTCGATACGGACGATCCGCGGACGAAGCGACTCTTCAAAGACGAGCCGGTCAAGATTTACAACTTCTTCGCGGACTCCTTCTTTGGCATCGAGCGCGTGATTGCGCAGATTGTGCGCTACTTTCACGCTGCAGCACTCAAGGGGGAAGAAAGCCGCCAAGTGCTTTACCTCATGGGGCCGGTCGGTTCCGGCAAGAGCTCTCTGGTGGAGCACATCCAGCGCGGTTTGGAGCAAAGCCCACCATTTTACGCCATCGAAGGCTGCCCGATGTTCGAGGAGCCCTTGCACTTGCTCCCGCGGCACTTGCGCCGCGAGTTCGAAAAGATGCTCGGCGTGCACATCGAAGGGGACTTGTGCCCCGTGTGCCGTTTCCGGCTCAAAGAGGAATACCGCGGGAAGTACGAAGAAGTGCCGGTCGTGTTGCGATCCTTCTCCAAACGGAATCGCGTCGGCATCGGCGTCGTGCCGCCGGTAGACCCGAACAATCAAGACACCTCGGTGCTCATCGGTTCCGAAGACATCTCCAAGCTCGACTTGTACTCCGAGGGCGACCCGCGCGTGCTAGACCTCAACGGGGCGCTGAACGTCGGCAACCGCGGGATCGTCGAGTTCATCGAGGTGTTCAAAAACGAAACTGAGTACCTGCACGCGATGATCACGGCCACGCAGGAAAAGGTAATTCCGGCGCCCGGTCGGCACGGCATGGTGTACGTAGACGAGGTGATCATCGCCCACTCCAACGAGGCAGAGTGGCAGAAGTTCAAGTCCGACCACACGAACGAGGCCATTCTGGACCGGATCGTCGTGGTCAAGGTGCCGTACAACTTGCGGCTGTCCGAAGAGGTAAAGATCTACGAAAAGATCCTCCGCAACTCGGACTTCCGCGCGCACATCGCGCCCCACACGTTGGAAATCGCTTCGATGTTCGCCATTCTCACTCGCCTCGAGCCGACCGCCAAGTGCGACTTGATGACCAAGCTCAAGCTGTACAATGGCGAGGAAGTCATCGAGAAAGGCCGCACGAAAAAGATCGATGTTCGCGAGCTGCGCGAAGATGCCAAGCGCGAGGGCATGTTCGGTATCTCCACGCGCTTCATTATGAAGGCGTTGGACAACGCTCTGTCCGACAACATCGAAGGGAACTGCATTAATCCGATCAGTGTCCGTGAAGCGCTGATTCAAATGACGAAGGAAGCCGACCTGCCTGACGACACGCGCAAGCAGTATCTCGAGTTCCTCCAGGATACGCTGCACAAAGAGTACCTCGACATTTTGGAGCGCGAAATCACGAAGGCGTTCGTCTATTCGTATCAAGAGCAGGCTGAGGCCCTGTTTCAAAATTACCTCGACCACGCCGAGGCTTTCGTGAACCGCACCCGCGTGCGAGACCGGAACACCAAAGAGGAGCTGCAGCCGGACGAGGCGTTTCTAAAATCCATCGAGGAGCAAATTGCCATCATCGGCTCAGCAGCCGAAGGATTCCGTCAAGAAGTGATCGCTTACCTCTGGGCAGCAAGCCGGCGCGGCGAGAAAGTCTCGTACCAGAGCTACGAGCCGCTCAAGGAGGCGATCGAGAAAAAACTCATGACATCGGTGCGCGACATTAGCCGAATCATCACCAAGGCACGGACGCGCGACGCCGAGCAAACGGAAAAGTACAATGCGATGGTACAAAACCTTCTCAACCAGGGCTACTGCCACAGTTGCGTGGACGTCGTGCTCAAGTACGCCGCCAACAACTTGTGGAAGGACTGA
- the yhbH gene encoding sporulation protein YhbH, producing the protein MPLPESIFRPFNPSDAERSDRAAGDRLRHRQKVRQCIRENIADIVAEEAIIGKDGSRIIKVPIRGIKEYRFIYGDNVPGVGQGEGQMEPGQVLRRGEGEEQGPPERAGDRPGIDYYETDVTLDELVDIMFEDLELPDLERRKLRELPAQRVFKRKGYRRAGLRIRLDKRRTVKSKVRRRLASQRRAELVGGDRFPFHEDDLTYRHMVPDLKEESNAVVICMMDTSGSMDTMKKYLARSFFFLLYQFVRAKYRNVELVFIAHHTEAREVTEEEFFHKGESGGTFISSAYQKALEIIQERYHPSLWNIYAFHCSDGDNFDADNPTALRLAEELCKVSNLFGYGEIKPLGSRYYESSMLQLYRRIGADNFHTVLIERKEDVWPSFKAFLARDRVRE; encoded by the coding sequence ATGCCGCTGCCAGAATCAATTTTTCGTCCGTTCAATCCGTCGGACGCCGAACGGAGTGACCGGGCTGCCGGAGACCGGCTTCGCCACCGCCAGAAGGTACGGCAGTGTATCCGCGAGAACATTGCGGACATTGTTGCCGAAGAGGCGATCATCGGGAAGGACGGAAGCCGCATCATCAAGGTGCCCATTCGGGGCATCAAAGAGTACCGTTTCATTTATGGTGACAACGTGCCCGGAGTCGGCCAAGGCGAGGGCCAGATGGAGCCCGGGCAGGTTTTGCGTCGCGGAGAAGGAGAAGAGCAAGGGCCGCCGGAGCGGGCGGGGGATCGTCCCGGCATCGACTATTACGAGACGGACGTCACGCTCGATGAGCTCGTGGACATTATGTTCGAAGACCTGGAGCTTCCTGACCTCGAGCGGCGCAAGCTACGGGAGTTACCGGCGCAGCGCGTCTTCAAACGCAAAGGTTATCGGCGTGCTGGCCTGCGGATTCGCCTGGATAAGCGCCGCACCGTGAAATCAAAGGTTCGGCGCCGTCTGGCTTCCCAGCGTCGCGCCGAGCTCGTCGGTGGGGATCGGTTTCCTTTCCACGAGGACGACCTGACTTACCGGCACATGGTTCCGGATCTCAAAGAAGAGTCCAATGCTGTGGTCATTTGCATGATGGATACATCCGGGTCGATGGACACGATGAAAAAGTACTTGGCCCGGAGCTTTTTCTTCCTCCTCTACCAGTTTGTGCGCGCCAAGTACCGCAACGTGGAGCTGGTGTTCATTGCCCATCACACCGAGGCGCGGGAGGTGACCGAGGAGGAATTTTTCCACAAGGGGGAGTCGGGAGGAACGTTCATTTCCTCAGCCTACCAGAAGGCGCTCGAGATCATCCAAGAGCGTTATCACCCGTCACTGTGGAACATTTACGCATTCCACTGCTCCGACGGCGACAACTTCGATGCCGATAACCCGACAGCGCTCCGGCTGGCGGAGGAGCTGTGCAAGGTGTCCAACTTGTTCGGTTATGGGGAAATCAAACCGCTCGGATCGAGGTACTACGAGAGCTCGATGTTGCAGCTTTACCGGCGCATCGGAGCGGATAACTTCCACACGGTCTTGATCGAACGAAAAGAGGACGTGTGGCCGAGCTTCAAAGCGTTTTTGGCTCGCGATCGAGTGCGAGAGTAA
- a CDS encoding carbon-nitrogen hydrolase, whose protein sequence is MFRRVAIAQVAPRLGDVEHNLTLLERGVQQAREARADLVVFPELALTGYFLKDMVSTVALRRDGAELRRLAELSCGVELIVGLVEESEDFRFFNSALYFRDGALVHTHRKVYLPTYGLFDEARYLARGDRIRCFSSALGRTAILICEDLWHPSTAYIAALDGALAIVCPSSSPLRGISEGRDHDDNAAYWELLNSMYAQTFGVFVVYANRVGFEDGVGFWGGSEIVSPLGQRLAKAKYYEEDFIVAEISLKEPRRQRIAAPLLRDENLDLTIRELERIRRCGGALRLSDDDGREAEDRSCSDEEGSDE, encoded by the coding sequence TTGTTTCGCCGCGTTGCGATTGCGCAGGTTGCCCCGCGCTTGGGAGATGTGGAGCACAACCTCACCTTGCTGGAACGAGGGGTACAGCAGGCCAGGGAGGCGCGTGCAGATCTCGTGGTGTTCCCCGAGCTGGCACTCACCGGTTACTTTCTTAAGGACATGGTCTCTACAGTGGCGCTGCGGCGGGACGGTGCCGAGCTTCGGCGCTTGGCGGAGCTCAGTTGTGGAGTCGAGCTCATCGTCGGCTTGGTAGAGGAAAGCGAGGACTTTCGTTTCTTCAACAGCGCTCTTTACTTTCGCGACGGTGCCCTCGTCCACACGCACCGCAAGGTCTACTTGCCCACGTACGGCTTGTTCGACGAGGCGCGTTACCTTGCGCGCGGGGACCGCATTCGCTGTTTCTCTTCCGCGTTGGGGCGCACGGCAATTTTAATTTGTGAGGACTTGTGGCATCCCTCCACGGCCTACATCGCGGCGCTCGACGGGGCGCTGGCCATCGTCTGCCCTTCGAGCAGTCCGCTGCGCGGCATCTCTGAAGGTCGCGACCACGACGACAACGCCGCTTACTGGGAGCTCCTGAACAGCATGTATGCGCAAACGTTCGGTGTGTTTGTGGTGTACGCCAATCGTGTCGGCTTCGAAGACGGAGTTGGCTTCTGGGGAGGTTCGGAGATTGTGTCGCCGCTCGGCCAGCGCTTGGCAAAGGCAAAATACTACGAAGAGGATTTTATCGTGGCGGAGATCTCGTTGAAGGAGCCGCGCCGCCAGCGGATTGCCGCGCCGTTGTTGCGCGACGAGAACCTCGACCTCACGATCCGCGAGCTCGAGCGCATCCGCCGCTGCGGTGGCGCGCTCCGTTTGTCCGACGATGACGGTCGTGAGGCAGAAGACAGGAGCTGCAGCGATGAAGAAGGTTCCGACGAATAA
- a CDS encoding NAD+ synthase, which produces MKKVPTNNGEPAESVPGTPAPSLACPAIPVNPPLLRRILTAFIANEVRKVGVERVVVGVSGGVDSALSCMLAAEALGPHNVLAIKMPYRTSSPESRAHADLVIARAGVESLEVDITPQIDAYFARFPEADRVRRGNKMARERMTILYDHSARWHALVLGTSNKTELLLGYGTLHGDMASALNPLGDLYKSQVWALAEHVGVPLEIVRKQPTADLWAGQTDEGELGFGYREVDRLLYCMVDLRYSRAELVAVGFPEAFVRRVSEMVRNSQFKRRLPIIAKVSQRTIDRDFRYARDWGV; this is translated from the coding sequence ATGAAGAAGGTTCCGACGAATAACGGCGAGCCGGCGGAATCAGTTCCCGGGACGCCCGCGCCCTCGCTCGCTTGCCCCGCGATTCCTGTGAACCCGCCTTTGCTTCGGCGGATCCTCACCGCGTTTATCGCCAATGAGGTCCGTAAGGTTGGGGTAGAACGGGTTGTGGTGGGCGTGTCCGGCGGGGTGGACTCCGCCCTGAGCTGCATGCTCGCTGCAGAAGCTCTTGGGCCCCACAATGTGTTGGCCATCAAGATGCCTTACCGCACCTCCAGCCCGGAAAGCCGCGCGCATGCTGATCTCGTGATTGCCCGCGCGGGGGTGGAGTCGCTCGAAGTCGACATCACGCCGCAAATCGACGCCTACTTTGCGCGCTTCCCCGAGGCGGACCGTGTACGCCGCGGAAATAAGATGGCGCGGGAGCGCATGACCATCCTCTATGACCACTCGGCTCGCTGGCATGCACTCGTGCTGGGTACGAGCAACAAAACCGAACTCTTGCTGGGCTACGGCACCCTGCATGGCGACATGGCGTCTGCCCTCAACCCCCTCGGAGATTTGTACAAAAGCCAGGTGTGGGCTTTGGCGGAGCATGTTGGCGTGCCCCTCGAGATTGTCCGCAAGCAGCCGACGGCGGACTTGTGGGCAGGGCAGACGGACGAAGGGGAATTAGGCTTTGGCTATCGCGAAGTCGATCGCCTGCTCTACTGCATGGTGGATTTGCGTTATTCGCGAGCGGAACTCGTTGCGGTTGGTTTTCCGGAAGCCTTCGTTCGTCGCGTCAGCGAGATGGTGCGCAACTCCCAGTTTAAAAGGCGGCTCCCGATCATCGCGAAGGTGTCGCAACGCACGATTGACCGCGACTTTCGCTACGCCCGCGACTGGGGTGTGTAA
- the rsmI gene encoding 16S rRNA (cytidine(1402)-2'-O)-methyltransferase: MPPGSLYVVATPLGNLEDITLRALRVLKEVDWVAAEDTRHTRKLFSHYGIRTPLIAYHDWVEREKAPRLVERLAGGESGALVSDAGTPGLSDPGFHLVRFAWAAGVRVVPVPGPSAVIAALSAAGLPAQRFVFEGFLPARASSRRARLQELANEPRTLVLFETARRLGSTLEDMANVWGGRTVVIARELTKRFEEFLRGTPAELLQKIGERRHEVRGEVTIVAEGARRAACAPAAPQDWQTALADLLARGVSLRDAARKVAQEYGITRREVYAFGLRQH; encoded by the coding sequence ATGCCGCCCGGCAGCCTCTACGTGGTTGCGACTCCTCTCGGCAACCTCGAAGATATCACGTTGCGAGCTTTACGTGTTCTCAAGGAGGTCGACTGGGTTGCTGCCGAGGATACGCGCCACACGCGGAAATTGTTCTCCCACTACGGCATTCGCACGCCACTCATAGCGTATCACGACTGGGTGGAGCGGGAGAAAGCACCTCGTTTGGTCGAGCGCTTGGCGGGGGGAGAAAGTGGGGCGCTGGTCTCTGATGCCGGGACTCCAGGGCTCAGCGACCCAGGCTTCCATCTCGTGCGCTTCGCTTGGGCGGCGGGCGTGCGTGTGGTGCCGGTGCCGGGACCGTCTGCCGTGATCGCCGCGTTGTCCGCTGCCGGGCTGCCAGCGCAACGCTTCGTGTTCGAGGGATTTCTGCCAGCCCGCGCGAGCTCACGGCGAGCGCGGTTGCAGGAATTGGCAAACGAACCGCGAACCTTGGTGTTGTTCGAAACCGCGCGCCGGCTCGGCTCGACCCTCGAAGACATGGCGAACGTCTGGGGTGGGCGCACCGTCGTGATCGCCCGCGAGCTGACGAAACGATTCGAAGAGTTTTTGCGCGGGACGCCCGCTGAGCTGCTGCAGAAAATCGGCGAGCGCCGCCATGAAGTGCGCGGCGAAGTGACGATCGTCGCGGAAGGGGCGAGGCGCGCAGCTTGTGCACCAGCGGCGCCGCAGGATTGGCAAACCGCGCTTGCGGATTTGCTGGCGCGTGGCGTTTCTCTGCGCGATGCAGCAAGAAAGGTCGCACAGGAGTACGGGATCACGCGCCGCGAGGTGTATGCCTTCGGGCTCCGCCAGCATTGA
- a CDS encoding SpoVR family protein: MRSYDLTDLIEWDRRIREKVEEFGLDCFPQEFEICDHNQMLGYMAYSGMPSHYPHWSYGKAYEKLKTLYDHGVSGLPYEMVINSNPALAYLMRDNTLSLQILTIAHVYAHNDFFKNNFTFRTTRPEYVLGMMKSHGQRVRSYIESPSIGVDRVEQVLDAAHALSLQCRRNLAVRKLSQEEQRQRKLEAAQPPQDPFSRVHKRPATDMPDLHKLPLEPEEDLLLFIRDHNPFLEEWERDLLTIVHEEAQYFIPQIETKIMNEGWATFWHKRILESLGLPQDLHLEFLVRHNQVVRPITGGLNPYHVGWKIWEDIYRRYEEPEADEEADLEAGARSGMEKIFSVRAADRDSSFLRRHLTERLVRELNLFEYRPRGSDWVVTEVADDEGWRKIKETLIRSVGMNNVPVIKVEDADFGHQRTLLLVHEHDGRDLHLEYAEKTLAYVHQLWGRDVALQTLVNGKKVLLQYSDRGFTTRQLTR; the protein is encoded by the coding sequence ATGCGCTCTTACGATCTGACGGATCTCATCGAGTGGGATCGACGGATTCGCGAGAAGGTCGAGGAATTCGGGCTCGACTGCTTTCCGCAAGAGTTCGAGATTTGCGACCATAATCAGATGCTCGGCTACATGGCCTACTCCGGGATGCCTTCGCACTACCCGCATTGGTCGTACGGGAAGGCATACGAGAAGCTAAAAACTCTGTACGACCACGGTGTCTCCGGGCTGCCGTACGAAATGGTAATTAACTCGAATCCGGCGCTCGCCTACCTCATGCGCGACAACACGCTCTCGTTGCAGATTCTGACGATTGCGCATGTCTACGCTCACAACGACTTCTTCAAAAACAACTTTACCTTTCGCACCACTCGGCCCGAGTACGTCCTCGGGATGATGAAGAGCCACGGGCAGCGGGTGCGGTCGTATATCGAATCGCCTAGCATCGGGGTCGATCGCGTGGAGCAAGTTCTCGATGCCGCTCACGCTCTTTCGCTCCAGTGCCGACGCAATCTCGCCGTTCGCAAACTCTCCCAGGAAGAGCAGCGGCAGCGGAAGCTCGAAGCTGCACAACCACCGCAGGATCCCTTCTCGCGGGTACACAAACGGCCGGCCACCGACATGCCGGACCTGCACAAACTTCCGCTCGAACCCGAGGAAGACTTGCTCTTGTTCATTCGTGATCACAATCCATTTCTGGAGGAGTGGGAGCGGGACTTACTCACGATCGTGCATGAGGAGGCGCAGTACTTCATCCCGCAAATCGAAACCAAAATCATGAACGAGGGTTGGGCTACTTTTTGGCACAAGCGGATCCTCGAAAGCCTCGGCCTCCCTCAGGACTTGCACTTGGAATTTCTCGTCCGCCACAACCAAGTGGTGCGACCCATTACCGGCGGTCTGAACCCGTACCATGTCGGGTGGAAAATCTGGGAAGACATTTACCGTCGCTACGAGGAACCGGAGGCCGACGAGGAAGCGGATCTCGAAGCGGGCGCGCGATCGGGAATGGAAAAGATATTCTCTGTACGGGCCGCGGATCGCGATTCTTCTTTTTTGAGGCGGCACCTGACGGAGCGGCTCGTACGCGAACTCAACCTTTTTGAGTACCGGCCCCGCGGGAGCGATTGGGTGGTAACCGAAGTGGCCGACGACGAGGGCTGGCGCAAGATTAAAGAGACCCTAATCCGATCGGTAGGCATGAACAATGTGCCGGTGATCAAGGTCGAAGACGCCGACTTCGGGCACCAGCGAACGCTCCTGCTTGTGCACGAACACGATGGGCGTGACCTGCACTTGGAGTACGCGGAGAAAACGCTCGCATATGTTCACCAGCTCTGGGGCCGCGATGTCGCGCTGCAGACGCTGGTGAACGGCAAGAAAGTGCTCCTGCAGTACAGCGATCGCGGCTTCACGACCCGCCAACTCACTCGCTGA